From a single Thermoleophilaceae bacterium genomic region:
- a CDS encoding isochorismatase family cysteine hydrolase: MSSALLVIDMLNPYDHEDAEPLMESARDVVPTMARLIGRARDADLLTVYVNDNHGDWTAGRGKISRRALEGRAPELIEPILPPAELPFVVKARHSVFYETQLEYLLRQEEIDTLFLTGQVTEQCILYSALDGYVRHFSVNVVADAVAHIDRGLADAALRMMETNMRADIVDAESVKL, encoded by the coding sequence ATGAGCTCGGCGCTCCTCGTGATCGACATGCTCAACCCCTACGACCACGAGGACGCCGAGCCCCTCATGGAATCGGCGCGCGACGTCGTGCCGACGATGGCCAGGCTGATCGGACGGGCACGCGATGCCGATCTGCTCACGGTCTACGTGAACGACAACCACGGCGACTGGACGGCGGGCCGCGGCAAGATCAGCAGGCGGGCGCTCGAGGGACGGGCGCCGGAGCTGATCGAGCCCATCCTCCCGCCGGCGGAACTGCCGTTCGTGGTGAAGGCCCGCCACTCCGTGTTCTACGAGACCCAGCTCGAGTACCTCCTCAGGCAGGAGGAGATCGACACCCTCTTCCTCACGGGCCAGGTCACGGAGCAGTGCATCCTGTACTCGGCGCTCGATGGCTATGTGCGCCACTTCTCCGTGAACGTCGTAGCCGACGCCGTGGCTCACATCGATCGCGGGCTCGCGGATGCCGCGCTGCGCATGATGGAGACGAACATGCGCGCGGACATCGTGGATGCGGAGTCCGTGAAGCTCTAG